The nucleotide sequence ttaataaatataattatttaaataaaaatatgatattaaatttaaaaaatcttacaaaatcacaatatcacattaacaaaaaaaatctcaaaattaaaaacaataacaataatttcaaataaataaaaattagcaagattaaaatcaaaataatatattattaatctaataaataaaaaaatattgttactagtatacagttaacagtatactgctaataTACTAttaaccaaggttcgccgtaccataccgtaccgacgtttcgacctaggctcggtacggtacggtaccgatgtaccagacggtacatcagggcgtaccgagcggtacaccctggtgtaccaaaCAATTTTATACTTTCCATACTGTAGCAgttctacagtatagtactgtagcactgtagcggtaccggacggtccacgtaccgataacctgtcggactggtacgtaccgcccggtacgggcggtacacttCGGTACGAAAGAACTTGCTATTAACAATATACTATCGAGTCAATGTGAGAAGAGGTAGCAACGAACAGCAGGAGCAGGAGACGCGAGCGGCGAcaatggcagcggtagcagcgagagcgggagcggcgcgcaacgatagtggcagcggcagcggtagcagcgaacagcgggagcgacgagcggtgatagtggcagcgacagcgatcTTGGCAAGCAGCAACAACAGGAGAGGGaacggcgagcgacgatagtggcagcggcagcgatagcggcgagcaacgacaacaggagcgagagcggcgagcagcgagagcgacgagcagcgggagcgagagCAATGACAATAGCAGCAGCagcgacgagcagggttagggttggggaagtcacaagagggatgttgggaggctgatatcggtgctttagttggttcaatcgaaccaactgaagCATCGAAGACCGAACCAAACATAAAACACTGGTTCGATCGCCtgatttaacccgggcgctcgcccgaagcgcccgacgcctgggctcgggcgagcgcctagcgccgcatctttgaagcgaggcgcctAGACATAACgcaaggcgctcgggccttgcctctcCCGAGAAcgaaggcgagcgcccgagcgcctatttaaatcGCTGCAACTTCTCTTATCTCTTTTGATAGTAAGCCCccttctctttcttcctcctcccctcttctatATTTCTTCTGATGGTACAACCCCTCCTACCGACGTCACCACATACCTGTCTCAAACACCAACACCATACCCTCTAATTCATCTTATAGGACCTTGTCTCTTAGGCCCTAGCCCAACACCCCCTAATCCCTCTTTTTTCTCTTAACCTTTCCATCGAACAACATGTAACAGTACCTCCCTCCTTCCTCCGTAGGTACCTCTCACTCTCTTAGCTCTCCCTCCCTCAACCCTTCCTCGATCACTTTCTCTCAATTGGGTGATACAACCCCTCATTCGTCTACCTACTAGTCATGATAGTGCAGTACCACCTCTTCTCTATCTCTTTTAATAGTAAGTCCccttctctttcttcctcctcccctcttctatGTTTCTACTGATGGTACAACCCCTCCTACCGACGTCACCACGTACCTATCTCAAACACCAACACCATACCCTCTAATTCGTCTTCTAGGACCTAGCTCAACACCCCCTAATCCCTCTTTTTTGTCTCAACCTTTCCATCGCCACCCCCTCCCCCTTTTTCCTTCTTCCCCTCCCTCTTCTACACCTCAAGGACCCCTTCTCTCTATTCTCATGCAGCCCCCTACCCAAATGTTGTTGTTAGCAATCTATTTAGAGGCGAGAGGCACTAAAGGCACCAAGGTGTCAAAACACCCGAGGCACTTGGAGCTCACCCAAGCAAAGTGAAGCACCCACCGAAtactaaaattaatatatataaaatgaTTAATAAACATAATCACTTAAACAAAAAATGAAACAACAAATTACATTCATTTATAGTACCAAATtacattatttaattatatattaataaaacaattaacataggaggatgaagagGGTGTTATCAAGTCAATTGGGAGGGGAGTTAGGATGAAGAATCAAGGAGAGGGAGGAGGTATGGGAGAGCATTACTATCAGTTGGGGTGGTTGTCTAATTATTGTCGATTGGGTCACTGTCAGTTGGATGACTATGGGTTGTTGTCAACTGGGAGgggaagagggagggaggggagCTATCGAGGAGGATGTCGAGGGAGCTAGGGGCGGCTACAACGAAGCGAAGGGGTAGAAGACACTAATCATAGGATGAAAGGACAATAAAGAGGAAGCCATCAACGtaggaaggagaagggaagacgtCGGCACAGGGAGGAGGAGGTTGTCATCGCACAAAGGAAGGGGGAAGGCGGTTGCAATGAGGCAAAGAGGGGACATTGGCGACAGGGAAAGAAAGAGACTGAGGAAGACACTAACCGAGGGGGAGAAAAGTGCAATGGATAAGGGGGAAAAAGAGAGGAGAAGGCGCTAGCGACGAGAGCAGACCGAGCAACAACAAAGGAAAGAGATACCGACAAGCCTACTGGAGGAAGACGTTGCTACAACCTCCATTCGCCAAACAAACAAAGAGAGGAAGAGTCATTGTTCGCCAACTAGCTTTACATGAGTGTCTCGTGGCGTGCATGTGTCGAGGCATGTGTGTGTGAAGATTCATTGATCTAGTTCGATCAAACCAGATCCAGTAAACTAGGTTGGTCCCAGATCCAATGATCTAGCTTGCTCTTGCCCGATTTGAATCAAGTGAGCCACTCAACGCCTGGGCCCAAGCACACACCTAGATTGCACCCAAGTGAATGCACCAACCTAGCTCACTTATCGAGCGCTCAAGTCGCGCCTAACCTAGCCTAGGCGAGTGCCTATTAACTTAACTTGTTGTTAGCCCCTACCCCTTACTGTCATCGACCCTACTGCCTTCCCATCCTCTCAACCACCCACTTAGCCTCCTGTTCGTAGCCCTCCGGTTCTTAGCCATATGGTTAAGGTTGGTGGAAGAGGGATAGGATATGCTAACGATCGGGGAGGAGAAGAGCACTACGACGGAGGGGAAAGAGCGAGGGGAAGATGTTGGCAATTGTGATGAAGTGGGCGATGACGAAGTGAGAGAGAGATACCGACGATGAACCCACCAGAGGAAGACACTACTACAGCTACTAAACATCCATGCAGAGGAAGAGAGGAAGAGTCATTCGCCGATTAGGTTTCCACAGGTTGTCTCAACGCGAGCATGCATCAAGAGGGGTGCGTGTGTGAAGCTTCGTTGAACTGGTTTGATCGAACCAGATTCAATGAATTGTAGGCCGAAATCCAATGATATGGCTCACTCCTACCCGATTTGAATCAAGCAAGTCACCCAATGCCTGGGCCTAGGCGCACACTTGAACAGCTCCCAATTGAAGGCACCCGCCTAGCCCACTTATCAAGCGCTCGAGTCGCACCTCACCTCACCTAGGTGCCTAGTTGAGCGTCCAAGTGCCTATTAACTTCACTAGTTGTTAGCCCCTACCCTTTACTATTATCGGCCCGACTACCTACCTTCCCTCTCGACCGCCCACCCAACCTCTTGTTCTTAGCCCTCCTCCCTTGTCTTCCCCTACACTTAGCTAGCCTCCAATTCTAAAACCCTTCATTTGCCTTCCCTTGCCtcataaatttaataattatgtTTAATTCTTGTTAATTATAGTTAATTCATGTTAATAGTAGTTTATAAATTATGCTAATAGCTAAATTTATTATTGCTAAAATTTTATTGATTTgactttttttattaattattattttataatttttacatTGGCATGCACCTCGCTTTGCTCAAGCGAACGCCTATCACCTCAAACTTTTTTGAACCTTGGAACCTTTTAGCACCTAATGCCTTCGACATCATTTGTATAAACCCATGTTTGAATGAAGTTTTCTTAATGCTCCGAGTAATTTGGTACCACATTGACTTTTTGGAAACTAGTGGTTTTGATAACCCTAACGATGACTTTTTTGTCAAAGGAAAACCAAGACTCAAGAAGCATTTAACCAAAATATATCTTGAGGTAAAAATAAGcatcaagattcaaaaaattagAGGTGCTTTCATAGAAAAATTGATCACTAGGAAAGCGAAAAGATGAAGAGGTGCAAAGGAGATTGATAGGTGAGCATCTAAACAACCTGTCTATGATTAGTACAAGTGCCATAGAATTGATATTGACGATCATCCAACAAAGGCTTCTATCCATTTGTTGCCTCTTGAAAAAACAATATGATAAATACCAATATATTCCTCTCAAACATATCATCTCATCTTCGTGATTGACTAGAGAAGTAGGGTTTGTTGTACCAACACGTACCGCTCGATATGGGCGGTGCGTGCTGATCCGACAAGGGATCAATACGCGGACCGCCCTTTACTGGGTGGCACCATTACCTAACCACCAAATCGGGCGATACGGGGTTTGTACCAtacggtaatggtcgaaatccaaAATCCGACCTGTACAAGTCAGTAGTGgttggatttcgaccgttactgatCAAGGACTGAGATCGCCCTATTTCAAACACTCAAATTGACTGTTTAAACATAGGAaatggtttttaaaccctttctcccccctctttcaactcatatcactctctcaatctcttcaactctctcaaactcattctcactcacatctctctctcattttcacattttcactctcctaaactcaacaaagctatgatttatagattggatcaaatttcgGAGGGTTAAGAGGAAGATCCCTACGGTCAAAACGTGGCAGCAGGAGCCAGATAACATCGAGTCAGACTGTTCGAGGAACTAGAGACTCCCAACCATCACAATCGTCCGCCCAGTATGCAAAGACAAAggaaaaggcaaaggggaaggtagTAGCATCAATCGCACCACTGGAAAGACTCGAGTCGGGCAACGAAACACCTCAATCGCATTCATTAACACACTCAATCTAGAGACATGGCAGCAACGTGGACGACAATGCCTCAACCTGCCCAATCATTATTCTTTCTCAATTTAGATTATTTTCGCTAAAataatactaaatttatatttatttctaacttaaaaaccctaatccaaCTTTTAAGTATTCTTTGAGCTATTTAAGTTGTTTTTTTGGGTATATCGTCAGTACACCTCGATACGTACCATATCGACCATTGGTCGATACACTGGTATGGACCGAAATTGTAAATCGTGTTAAGAGAACTACaatcaacaaaaaacaaaatccacCAAATCTTCATAATCTAGTAATAAAGCAATAGGAGATAGCAAAGGAGCATTCAAAAAAAgttacatttttttattttttataccatAGATGATCAAGTTAAACAATTGGCAAGGAacataacaaaataataaaacaCTATATTTAATGTAAAAAAATGCCACTTAAAAGATACTACTAAAAGTTAAAGTTCTATTAATTTAAGAAAGCTTCCTAATTACCAACATGAGATATAGACAAAAAGTAAATCTTACCGCGTCTGGTCTTTTAGTCACTTCCAGAACTCCATAATTAGTTTTTTCCTTATTTCCAATGGATATTGAAGATGTCTCTTGCGATGATTCATCCAAAGGTTTGGTTTTCTTCTCAATAAGACTCCTTTTCTCATGAGCACTATTGGTCAAATGAATAGTCTCCCTAAAATAACTAGGTCCATTTGACTCAACGTTTTGCTTTCTTGAGCTAGCATCATTCAAGAATTCAGGAGCATCAGTAGGTTTCATGTTCTTGGAAAATCTTATACCATCCAGAGCATCATTCTTCTCATAAGATTCTTTGCCCACATGAACAATCTCTTTCGAAGAACCAACCCTGTCGAGCTCAAATTTTCGCTTCACTAGACTAGAATCACTTGATGCTTCTATAAAAGCATTAGTAGAATTCTTTTGGGAACCACTATCATTAGATTCAAAGTTTTCTTTCCTTAAACTAGTACCATTTGGAGCTTCTATAGTAGTCTCAATTAATCTCATCTTCTCGGAAGGTTTATTGTCATTTAGGCCCACGTTAGATTTGCTTTTACCATAGTTAAGATTATCTTCAACATGATTTGCTGAAACTAGAACATATTCCTTATCTTCACCTAAAGGGCATTGTCCTTCTAAAAGTTCGCCTGCAATGACATCATCCCTTTTTGTTGAAGTTGCAGCGGACTCAATCTTGTCATCTAACCTGGACATGAGAGAGGAAATGGAAATATTTTCTGCTTTTCCACTGCCACCTTTTTCCTCAAACATGAAAACAGAACTTGGCTGAATATCTTTTCGATTTAAAAGATACTTTGCTGAAACACATTAAGCCATAAATcagaaaaaaataatgaaaaaggaATAACTGGAAACTAACTATGAGAAAGCACACACCTTCAACACCAGCTATTTTATCATTAATCTTCTCAGATATTGTATAGGTTTGGACATCAAATGTGCGGTAGAAGATATAGTCAGCCATCTCCAATTCTCTGTTTGATGGTTGTCGATTTCTCTCATCTTTTGATGTGCAGATCACAGAACATTTGCCAGCTATAGCTTCCTGGTTTAGTTGAAGTGTTAGTCAAAAAGATTTACTCAATGCTAGAGTGTTTTTCAGAAAAGGTATATTGGGCAATAAGATCTAAGTGCCCAAAGAACTGAAAGGAATATATCTAAGTTGTGGCACCAATAACAGCATGAGAAAATTATCTCATCCTTTGATGTGCAGATCACAGAACATTTGCCAGCTATAGCTTCCTGGTTTAATTTAAAGTGTTAGTCCAAAAAATTTACTTAATACTAgagtgtttttcaagaaaaggtatAACGGGCAATAAGATCTAAGTGCCCAAAGTACTGGAAGGAATATATCTAAGTTGTGGCACCAATAACATCATGAGAAAATACAGCATCTAGACAACAAAAATTTACAAATCTAGATGCTAATcacgaaaaaacaaaaaaaataagcaTATTTCTTCTGCTGGTTGCCTATTTGCAGCTGCATTGTTTTTTTATGCTTCTTTGGTTGCAGCAGCAGTGTAAACTTGCTTGACAGGTCACAGCTTATTGCTTCTGTGAAGAGCTAATGTCACAGAGTTTCTTCTCAATTTATATTTGATTTTTTCATCTTACCCATGAGTTTACAGTTGTCATAGTAATTTTTTCCAACTAAACCATGCCTTCATTTAGGTATgtgactttttctttttttgcaactcAGGCAATCATGAGGTGATCAAGGTTTGAGTCATGAAAACAACCATTCCAATTTTCAGGGTAAAGTGGCATACATCTGACTCTTTCCTTACCTAGCATTGGCGGAAGCCTCAGGAGCATTCATGTGACTTACGCATTGTCAACAATTTTTGCTTGTTGAAGTTGTTAACATTGAACTATTGATCCTCCACGGAAACATGTAGTCAAACTAGTGATTGAATTGGTCGACCATCATTCATTCAATGATCGATAAACATAGACCATTAATAATTGATAAATGACAATCAACCAATCATCAACCCGTTGAAATCAACCAATTGACCAACCCTGCCACAGCGAGCATCAATTGATGTTCCCCAACCAATACACAACTATCAATCATCGTCAATCAATCGATATGGATCATAGACCCTTAGCATTCAGCAAACCATTATCAACCCATTAATATCCTCACAAGCATCTCGCCTTGACTCATCAAGTTTTGAGCGATATCAACTGAATAACAACCTACCATTAGTTGCCAACTATCATTGACTATTATTGAGAACTTCCATTAACTAACCAATAATCATTAGACAGCCAAACAATTAGAAAATATCTAGATGAGTAATTTGGGTCATGCAAAGCTAACATGATATAGGCCCACAATGACCCACTACTATAAGAAATATGACATGATGTGCTTGGGAGGTCAAACAAGTCACATAGTTCAATCCTTATCCTTTGGTATGTGAGCTTGTGCCATGTCAAATTGACCTATGTACCAACCCAAGTTTTTCATATCCATGATTAGTGAATATTTTGTGatgttttaaacataaaaaatcctTGTTATGCTCCATGCCTTCCCCCATATAGCACTCTCCACAATCAACATAACTTACCAAAAAGGAAACTGTGTTCCTTTGCCACAAGGCTCACAATCCCTCTTCTCATTTGTCCAATCCCTTGAAGATGATTTCTGCTTCATTGCAACAACTCTACCTCTAGTGTGATTCCAATCATCTCAACCTCCCACACCACCAAATTTTGGAGTAGAGAACTAGATGGGACAAGACATCAATGAAGAGGTAGGAGAGGAGGCGGCAAGGGAGGTGAGATGCAGAGAGGGACAATCTAGGTTGAATGGGGAGGAAGATCAAGTAGAGCCAACCACATGTCGGTGTTAGACAAACTCAATATAAGAGACATGCTAATTCAACTTATGGGTGATGAGGCCTAAGACCAGGGACAAATTAGGGCAGGTTATGAGATTGGGCACAACATAACACTTTGGGCGGCTTGATCTAGACATTAGCAAACTTGTAATCAACAAATTAACAATTCATTTATCCACCAATAACATCCGATAAATCAAATAACTATTATAGAAAAAATAAACATGAGATTAAAATATAAGCTCCTGttgatcattttcataataaaccAAACAACACATCTGGCAAATCCATTTTAAAAGCATCACTTCTATAAAGTTACCTATTGACTTCAACCACCTACAAGCAACCAAAAACCCCTTCATCATATGAAATTGACAATAAACAAATGACAAGCACATGAAGCTAAACTagttaaaagaataaaaagatagTGTTAAATAGAACTTACCAATGGATTGATGTTGAAAAGACCAACACCTTCTCCCGTAGCTAAAAAAATCTCCTTCTCCAACGGAGTATGATCTCCCAAATAGTTTTGGAGTTCATTTGGGCGAAAAAACCATAgaatttttaatttctttttgcgATCTGGTTGCTCCCATATCTTCACTATCTTTCCGATATAAGGCTCCAATGCATCCGTCTCATGGAGGTATACACAATCAAACAATGAGTAGTTGACATCGTCAATCATGAATGACTCATAGAATTGAATATTTCTTTTAGCACCACCAATTCCTCTTTTTTTGCCCCAACAAAATCTAATGGCATGGTTAGATGGGTCATCAGAGTGAGCCATTGCTTGTTACAAGCCGAAGTTTCCTAGATCAAATTTGGTGTCCCTAGGTGCccaaataaataatgaaataaaatgtcaaTTACTCAAATAAATTACAGAGTACAAAGAAAATTCTTATTTTGGAAGTTAGAATAATGCATAAAGACCAAAATGAAATCACAAGATTGATGTAAGTTTGAGATCGCGAGGATGTTATACAAATGAAGcacaaatcaaaatcaaaaggaTCTTGATGAAAAACctagaagaaaataaaataacaacaaggatataatttttttgaaaaaaaatgatatattttcttcataCCCCTATTCGTTGAATTTATCAATAATGTACAAGATCTTGCAACATCCTATTAGGCATTAATATACTAATGTAAAAATGCGTACAAATAAAA is from Musa acuminata AAA Group cultivar baxijiao chromosome BXJ1-6, Cavendish_Baxijiao_AAA, whole genome shotgun sequence and encodes:
- the LOC135676433 gene encoding protein ANTI-SILENCING 1-like — encoded protein: MAHSDDPSNHAIRFCWGKKRGIGGAKRNIQFYESFMIDDVNYSLFDCVYLHETDALEPYIGKIVKIWEQPDRKKKLKILWFFRPNELQNYLGDHTPLEKEIFLATGEGVGLFNINPLEAIAGKCSVICTSKDERNRQPSNRELEMADYIFYRTFDVQTYTISEKINDKIAGVEAKYLLNRKDIQPSSVFMFEEKGGSGKAENISISSLMSRLDDKIESAATSTKRDDVIAGELLEGQCPLGEDKEYVLVSANHVEDNLNYGKSKSNVGLNDNKPSEKMRLIETTIEAPNGTSLRKENFESNDSGSQKNSTNAFIEASSDSSLVKRKFELDRVGSSKEIVHVGKESYEKNDALDGIRFSKNMKPTDAPEFLNDASSRKQNVESNGPSYFRETIHLTNSAHEKRSLIEKKTKPLDESSQETSSISIGNKEKTNYGVLEVTKRPDADRSKWFKGLPWEERMQKADEQGTLVFIENLDPLFTSSEVEDIIYHTLKQSCTARVIPQTLFQNPNYGQAYVIFKTRDAADSAVSKINKGCIQLPNGSPLICSKGMLKVPKSSMFGHLSVDKNKLQMREMRRAVSTSHCSQPNTIEYEMAMDWLVIQERSVRCLNALHKGQADELKAIKKRLRTK